Sequence from the Paenibacillus tundrae genome:
TCCAGTATTAGCAGGCAAAAGTGTGGCATTGATTCGTCCGCTGGAGTCTCTGGTTCGCGTACACTCGCCGACTCATCGTACAGGTGCTGTGCTGTACCGTGATCTAGGTCTGCCTGCTCCGTTATTTGTCGCAGATACCTCTGACACGGCTTATCATATTTCCGTAGATAGACTACCCGTTGTACATGCCAGTCACTACTTCTTGCTGAGTAACGAACTCATTCAGGATGGCATATCCGCGACAGAGCACCGTGTGTGGGGCATGCTTGATGAAGGTGAGCGACAACACATACACTCGGTCGATGCCGCAACCTGGATCGGTTGTTATGGACCGACAGGTATTAATGGGATCGTGGATCAGATTGCCCAGGCTTTTTTGGCTTAAAATATATAAAATAAAAACCGTCTCTTGGTCATGGAAGTGCGAGTAACCATGTATCAAAGAGACGGTTTCTTTTTACTTTTCTATACTTAAGTGGGGGATATGTTAAAATGATAGAAAGTTGAACCAATACGGATAACAGGAAGGATAACTCATGAAATGGCAAGAAGTTAGAGAACTGTTCCCTGACCAATTTGTTCTGGTAAATATCATTCATTATCATGAGGAAGATAATAAAAAGATTGTAGATGAAGTTGCACCCATTCGCACGTTATCAGAACAAGATGCGAATAAAGAATTTTTCAAGTAGAGCCTGGTAACTTTGTATATCATACTTCGAATCAAGACTTTGTGATTCATCTGCTTAAGGATCCATAAATGAAAGTGAGACGTAATACGAATGAAAATTAACTATGATGGGCAACTAGTTACAACGTCACTCACTGTTACATTTAGAGGAAGAACACTAGAAATAGATGATGTCATCATAGACACGGGATCCTCACATACGATCTTTAATCCTGATGTTTTAGAGGAAATCGGCGTGACTTATGAAACAGGAAATTCAATTTTTCGTTTGATTATAGGATGGATAAATATATTATTATAGTTAACGAACCGAGACGAGATAATCTCGTATAATATTAATAAAAGATAGTCATATCTAATATGATGCAGTCAAATGAACTGATCAAAACTACAATATAAAATATACAAACATGAAAACGAAAATAGCGCATCAGGAGATGCAGTTTTGATCGATAACGGGATAAATATAATTATTTACATATATTATGATGTTTATTTTTGGATCTTTTTTCAATTTAATACAAGGAGATTCAGTGAAAATGAGTAGAACTATACCTTCATTTCCTTTACCTGAGAGAAATAATGTTCCGCTTAATGAAATATTTTATTATAACCATATTTATGGAGATTTCAAAGAATATGAGATCGTATATAGAAGGAAGATTTCTAGAGAAGCTGCAACAATAAAAAATCAGTATCTGGGTACCGAGCAAATAATTATTAATTCATTTCAATATGTTCAACCAACTGTTAAGAATAGATCAACAACGTCAGTACGTTTCGCAACTATTATTAGAGAGGCGTCTAACTTATTCGAAATACTATCTAGGATGATATATAACAAGTTATTTAACGTTCAGGAGAACTCAAATTTAGACATCAAAAATTTTTTGACACTTGATGTGTTTCTTAATTTAAGACAAGGAGTATTGTCAGCACCTTTATTACAGGACGACTTCAGTTCTAGTGATATCTTACAACCGTTCAGTTCTCTTGACACATGGGATAGAGAATCTTTAATTAGAAAAGAGCATGTACCAAGATGGTGGAAGGCTTATAATAAATTAAAGCATGATTTGTTAGGTTTTGAAGAGTATGCAACTTTTGAGAATGCCTTGCTGTCGTTAGGTGCTGTTTATTTAATGATATGTAGGATTTATGGAGATGGTGTTGTAGGTGGAAAGTTAGAAAGACCGATGTTTGGAAATAGTTTTAGTACGAGTTTCGCTCATCAAGTAGTTCCAGTATCACAATTATTTATTGAAGATACAGATTATAAAACAATATCAATTTTCGGGGAAAGATAGAGATAATTTATTATTAGAATTTGAAGGGATAAAAACATGTCAAGTAAAGAGAGTATAACATCCGTAGAATTTAAAAATTTTAAGGCGTTAAAGAACTACTCTGTTAAAATGCAAAGAATGAATATATTAGTTGGTCCTAATAATAGCGGCAAATCAACAATAATAAGTGCCTTTCGTGCGTTAAGTGTAGGTATAAAACATGCACGTTCAAAAAAAGCCACAATTGTTAGTACCTCTGTAGGTGATAAGTTTGGTTATTCAATTTCAGAAGAAGCCTTACCCATGTCACTTGAAAATGTACACACTGATTATGCAGAGATTGATTCTACAATTAGTTTTCGTATATCAAATGGGAACCGTCTTATATTGTATTTCCCTATCTCAGGTGGCTGTTTTTTGTTAACCGAGACAAGCGATGAGAAAATTGTAAATAGCCCAAGGCACTTTATGGAACAATTCCCTCTCTTATTAGAGATAGTCCCAATTTTAGGTCCAATAGAACAAAACGAACAATTAATCTCTGAAAAAACTGTCCGAAATGGTTTGACTACACATAGAGCATCTCGGCATTTCCGTAATTACTGGAGATTCTATCCTGAGGGTTTCGAAGAATTTTCTGAGCTTGTAAGAAAAACTTGGCCTGGAATGACGATAGAACCACCTAGAAAAGTAGATATGATGTCCTCTGAGCTTGTGATGTTTTGTAATGAAAATCGTATAGCACGTGAACTATATTGGTCTGGTTTCGGTTTTCAAATATGGTGTCAACTTTTAACACATATTTCACGATGTAAGGAAGCTTCAATTTTGATTGTTGATGAACCCGAAGTATATTTACATCCAGATGTTCAAAGACAACTCTTAGGAATTCTTAGAGACTGTGGCCCTGACATTTTAATAGCTTCGCATTCTACGGAAATTATGGGTGAAGCTGATGCATCAGAAATTTTATTAATTAATAAGAAGATGCGTTCTGCTGAGAGGCTCAAGGATATCGAGGATATACAAAAAGCTATGGATGCAGTGGGCTCAATACAAAATATTACATTAACTCATTTAGCTCGAACAGGTAGATTATTATTTGTAGAAGGATTAGATGACTACAAAATAATTAGAAGGTTTGCCAAACAGTTTGGTTTATCTGAACTTTCAACAGGAAATGATATAACTGCTTTTGAATGTGGTGGTTTTTCTTATTGGGATACCATTAGATCATTTGCTTGGGGATTTAAAGAAACTCTAAAAACTTCACTGCATATTGGTGCTGTGTTTGATAGAGATTATAGGTGCGATGAGGAAATTAATAATATACAGGATGATCTTGGTAAACACCTTGAATTTTCTCATATACATGGAAGAAAGGAAATCGAGAATTATTTATTAGTACCAAATGTTCTTGAAAAGGCATTTAAAAAGTCCGTTCGTGAAAGAGAGAAACGAACAGGATTAGTGATTGAAGAATCTGATTCAATAATAAGAATACTAGATGATATCACCACTACTATGAAGATAGATATTCAATCACAATATTTAGCTAGGAGGGCGGAGTATTTAAGGAATTCAGGACTAGATCAAGCAACAATAAATAGAGACTCTATGCAGAGATTTGAAGAAAAATGGAATAAAATTGAAACTAGATTAGAGGTAGTTCCGGGCAAAGAAGTCCTAAGACAACTAAGGGCTGAGCTACAAAGAATTTATGCAATTAGTTTGACTGATTTTAAAATAATTGATGAATTCTCAGTAAAGGACATTCCAGATGATCTTCGAGATTTATTGTTTAAGTTGGATTTGTTTAGGTCAGTTGAATGATTTAGAAATTATTCTGAAAATCAAAAACATTAGCAAAAGTGGTTCTACGGAGCCGCTTTTGCTTATAAATAAAAGTAGCATTCAGAAAGATTTAAGAGAGAAATTAGTTTCTTCTGTTCGATGTACTTTCTAATTGAATTTCTATTTAATGTATTTTTATGTGGTTGCATTAGCTGGATGAGACTTCATTTTTTAGTAAGTAACTTATTCCAAATCAAAAGTTTTAAGCACGATGCTCTTCTCCAAGCAAATACCCCACAGAAACCTCCAAAGCCTTTGCAATACTCACCACTTCATAATCTTGAACAAGACGGTATTGACCTTCCAGACGTGAAAGACTAGTCTGACTGATATCCAAACCCAATGTTTGCAGTCTGGCGAGGAACTCACGTTGTTTGATGCCTTTACTTTTACGAATAGCTACGACTCGGGAGCCGATGATGTTTTTGTCACCTGGTGGTTCTTGTCTATGCTTCATTTATGTACACCTCTCATTTCAACCAAATTGTATGAGAAATAATGGTTATTTTAATGCGAATATCGAATTAAAATAAAATAAACCGATAATCGCATTAAAAATGACTGTTCATGTCTAGCATTAACAAGACATGGCGCAGTTTAGACCCATCAGAGAGGTGGATGTATGAGCCGGTTGCTTGACTTATTGGAAGAGGAACGGCGCAAGCTTAATCAGCTTGGTGAGGCATCTTTGAAGCAAGCGATTCCGTTATCGGACAACCCTGGGGTTCAGGAACAGAGCCGAAGGGTGGATGAACTAGTGTCACGAGTGAGCGAAACGAAGAAGAAGCATAGCCGAGTGATACGATAATGAGTATGGTACATATTGCGTAGGGGAGGTAAGCTATGTATTTTCCACCATGGATGCAGCGAGTAATTCGGGCGAGGCTAGATGAGGTGAGTGCCCAGATTGAGCACGAGCCTGAACTGAGTCGAGTACGTGGGGAAACCGACAAAGCCTTCGAAGCTTTGTTTGCGGGCAAGGATGTCGAACAGACACCTGAATATACCGAATGGGAAAATCGTTACATTGTCAGCAAAGGCATAGAAAATGAACGGTTGTACATGCAAGGGTTGCGAGATGGTATTCAGCTCACTGTATCCTTGTTGAATCAGTCAATACCGGAGGAGAATGATACGAAGGCTTGATCTACTTACGCGAACCCATAAGTCATGGGGGAGCTGCCCTGATCTTCACTAAAAAACCCGAGCCGAAGCGTGAATAAATCGCTTCGGCTCGGGTTTTTAATGCTTTATTTTTCCAAAAATAAAGCATTAATTCCCACTTACCGACTTAAACCAATCATTCACTTCTTGCGTGATCTGGTCTCCGCCGTTGGATTTCCAGTTGGCGACGAATTGGTCGAAGGCATCGACTGGCAGTTTGCCGTAGATGATCTTATTGAACGTTTCCATCTCAGACTGGCGGAGCAGGTTCCATTTGGACACCATTGTTGGTGTGGCTGCTCCAGTGAAGTAGTTCTGTTTGCGAATGTCGATCTGAGACATGACGACTTTGGCAGCGGCCCAGTTTTCAGGTTTGCGGAATTCAGCCATTTGTTTCTCATAAGGC
This genomic interval carries:
- a CDS encoding aspartyl-phosphate phosphatase Spo0E family protein, whose amino-acid sequence is MSRLLDLLEEERRKLNQLGEASLKQAIPLSDNPGVQEQSRRVDELVSRVSETKKKHSRVIR
- a CDS encoding ATP-dependent nuclease, which gives rise to MSSKESITSVEFKNFKALKNYSVKMQRMNILVGPNNSGKSTIISAFRALSVGIKHARSKKATIVSTSVGDKFGYSISEEALPMSLENVHTDYAEIDSTISFRISNGNRLILYFPISGGCFLLTETSDEKIVNSPRHFMEQFPLLLEIVPILGPIEQNEQLISEKTVRNGLTTHRASRHFRNYWRFYPEGFEEFSELVRKTWPGMTIEPPRKVDMMSSELVMFCNENRIARELYWSGFGFQIWCQLLTHISRCKEASILIVDEPEVYLHPDVQRQLLGILRDCGPDILIASHSTEIMGEADASEILLINKKMRSAERLKDIEDIQKAMDAVGSIQNITLTHLARTGRLLFVEGLDDYKIIRRFAKQFGLSELSTGNDITAFECGGFSYWDTIRSFAWGFKETLKTSLHIGAVFDRDYRCDEEINNIQDDLGKHLEFSHIHGRKEIENYLLVPNVLEKAFKKSVREREKRTGLVIEESDSIIRILDDITTTMKIDIQSQYLARRAEYLRNSGLDQATINRDSMQRFEEKWNKIETRLEVVPGKEVLRQLRAELQRIYAISLTDFKIIDEFSVKDIPDDLRDLLFKLDLFRSVE
- a CDS encoding helix-turn-helix domain-containing protein, yielding MKHRQEPPGDKNIIGSRVVAIRKSKGIKQREFLARLQTLGLDISQTSLSRLEGQYRLVQDYEVVSIAKALEVSVGYLLGEEHRA